One window of Paenibacillus sp. FSL K6-3182 genomic DNA carries:
- a CDS encoding SEC-C metal-binding domain-containing protein: MTTKQDKALEKLWPPLTYPLSYADALSTLSKQQLTRIRTNLDISNLSSLNKQGLVEKLSELIPDNLQMATRCFDHNRLKLVQKIVKNEGIWDKPFLELQQYTYFLERGILFPGTVDGKRVVMMPAELVEFIKAGDLLKETPILNRNTEWIRLTQGLLYYYGTLTIDQLKSFVISEDDHPLAQYDIMNVLFAAQDYYEQFFIEESGYISDYRVADPEAIVKERDLRHDLDFCPFTKQQLLKAGEAEYVERNSHYMNLVRFVLERYEIDREEADLMAEECTDAARNGDSLASVIELAQNFIEIPNSETMRNITDLLVPLMNSTKQWAIKGYSPEELAEKRANVSMVLNNVPKPAAQAEVIDMQSKKKVGRNEPCSCGSGKKFKKCCG, from the coding sequence ATGACAACAAAGCAAGATAAAGCACTGGAAAAATTATGGCCGCCGCTTACCTATCCACTGTCTTATGCGGATGCGCTAAGCACATTATCGAAGCAGCAATTAACTAGAATACGTACGAATTTGGATATTAGCAACCTAAGCTCGCTCAATAAGCAGGGGCTTGTGGAGAAGCTTTCAGAGCTGATACCAGACAATCTACAAATGGCAACTCGTTGCTTTGATCATAATAGATTGAAGCTTGTTCAGAAAATAGTGAAAAACGAAGGTATTTGGGACAAGCCGTTTCTTGAATTGCAGCAGTATACTTATTTCCTAGAGCGTGGTATTTTATTTCCGGGAACGGTAGATGGCAAGCGTGTTGTGATGATGCCAGCCGAACTGGTGGAATTCATTAAAGCAGGGGACCTCTTAAAGGAAACGCCCATTCTTAATCGAAACACGGAATGGATACGGTTAACGCAGGGCCTACTCTATTATTATGGAACATTGACGATAGATCAGTTGAAATCATTTGTAATCTCAGAGGATGATCATCCTCTTGCTCAATATGATATTATGAACGTTTTGTTTGCTGCCCAAGATTACTATGAGCAATTTTTCATTGAAGAGAGTGGCTACATATCAGACTATCGGGTAGCAGATCCTGAGGCAATTGTGAAAGAAAGAGACCTTAGACATGATCTGGATTTTTGTCCATTTACGAAGCAGCAGCTTTTGAAAGCTGGAGAAGCAGAATATGTGGAGAGAAACAGCCACTATATGAATCTAGTCCGTTTTGTACTAGAGCGTTATGAGATTGACCGTGAAGAAGCTGATTTGATGGCTGAGGAATGTACAGATGCTGCGAGAAACGGAGATTCTTTAGCTTCTGTTATTGAGCTGGCACAGAACTTTATTGAAATTCCTAATTCGGAAACAATGAGGAATATTACCGATTTGCTCGTTCCATTAATGAACAGCACGAAGCAATGGGCCATCAAAGGTTATTCCCCAGAAGAGCTAGCGGAGAAACGTGCAAACGTGAGCATGGTGCTGAATAATGTACCTAAGCCAGCTGCTCAAGCGGAAGTAATCGATATGCAATCAAAGAAAAAAGTCGGACGTAATGAACCTTGTTCTTGCGGAAGCGGGAAAAAGTTCAAAAAGTGCTGCGGTTAA
- a CDS encoding AAA family ATPase, whose product MRQSQQGLYLRSVKLLRETVPSFDSYPFDLSAIRSLDELEFHPKVTYIVGENGMGKSTLMEAIAIGLGFNPEGGTINFNFSTEATHSELHQHLRLVRSVNKPRDGFFFRAESYYNLATNIDQMDRELGSGPRIIDSYGGKSLHQQSHGESFFATFLHRFNGNGLYMMDEPEAALSPFRQMAMLARINQLVGKHSQFIIATHSPILMAYPDAVIYNLTAEGIERTALEETDHYMLMKRFINNRERMLDELFLEED is encoded by the coding sequence ATGAGACAAAGCCAGCAAGGTCTTTATTTAAGAAGCGTTAAGCTCCTTCGGGAGACAGTACCCTCCTTCGATTCTTATCCGTTTGATTTAAGTGCTATCCGGAGTTTAGATGAGCTGGAGTTCCATCCGAAAGTAACATACATCGTTGGGGAAAATGGAATGGGCAAGTCTACGCTGATGGAAGCGATCGCGATTGGACTCGGATTCAATCCAGAAGGCGGTACGATTAACTTTAATTTTTCTACAGAAGCTACGCATTCAGAACTTCATCAGCATTTGAGGCTTGTACGCAGCGTAAACAAACCAAGGGATGGGTTCTTTTTTCGAGCGGAGAGCTATTATAATTTGGCGACTAATATTGACCAAATGGACCGTGAGCTTGGCAGTGGACCACGCATTATTGATTCATATGGCGGAAAGTCGCTCCATCAGCAATCGCATGGTGAATCCTTTTTTGCAACGTTCCTCCACCGCTTTAACGGTAATGGTCTGTATATGATGGATGAGCCTGAGGCTGCACTTTCTCCTTTCCGCCAAATGGCGATGCTTGCACGAATTAATCAGCTCGTAGGGAAGCACTCACAATTTATTATCGCAACACATTCTCCGATTCTAATGGCTTATCCGGATGCAGTGATTTATAATTTGACTGCTGAAGGGATTGAGCGCACCGCTCTCGAGGAAACCGATCATTATATGCTTATGAAGAGGTTCATTAACAATAGGGAAAGAATGCTGGATGAGCTTTTCTTGGAGGAAGACTAA
- a CDS encoding CYTH domain-containing protein: protein MSLEIERKFLLPAFPTALIEENDLLVLSEQRIEQTYLAIDDNQELRVRRIVDLASGEVSFTHTFKLGNGLSREEIEYSISNSIYEQVVNAFGFIPLTKNRVTAKWNDRIIEIDTYDQIELSVLEVEFDSEASANAFIAPAWFGKDISSERQYSNKKVWRELQRKGTE, encoded by the coding sequence ATGTCATTAGAAATTGAACGCAAGTTTTTGCTGCCGGCGTTTCCAACTGCATTAATAGAAGAAAACGATTTGTTGGTGCTCTCCGAGCAAAGAATAGAACAAACCTATTTGGCTATCGACGACAATCAAGAGCTTCGTGTTCGGAGAATTGTTGATCTGGCGAGCGGCGAGGTTTCATTCACACATACCTTTAAGCTAGGCAACGGTCTATCACGTGAGGAAATTGAATATTCGATTTCTAACAGTATTTATGAACAGGTAGTTAACGCTTTTGGTTTCATACCATTGACGAAAAACAGAGTGACTGCAAAATGGAACGACCGAATCATTGAGATTGATACCTATGACCAAATCGAGCTTTCGGTGCTTGAGGTTGAGTTTGACTCCGAAGCATCTGCCAATGCTTTCATTGCGCCAGCATGGTTTGGCAAGGATATTAGCTCAGAGCGTCAGTACAGCAACAAGAAAGTTTGGCGTGAACTGCAGCGTAAAGGAACGGAATAA
- a CDS encoding slipin family protein has translation MFKKVIIKNDERGLLFKKGSYIKLLQPGVYRHTSFSDDTVILQNIAKRFAVPNMELKLFLHDEQLAEQLTIADVQDYEYVLHFEDGKFATLLTPGLYGFWNVMKKHSFIRIDIRNPELTSEIDRSLLSRLQSFMQVFEVASYETGLLFFNNVLQRELRPGKYYFWKGPTSVQVKTVDLRQLQLDMTGQEIMTEDKVTLRLNFVCQYKVVDPLKAFQIKSFEEQVYILLQLILREYVGTLKLDDLLRMKQEIANFVLTRLNEQKEHYGVQFVSAGLKDIILPGDIKDILNTVLLAEKKAQANLITRREETASTRSLLNTAKLMDENGTLYRLKELEFLEKICEKIGTISLTGGGNLLEQLNSLLSVKGMDKS, from the coding sequence ATGTTTAAAAAAGTGATTATCAAGAACGATGAACGAGGTCTGCTTTTCAAAAAAGGCAGTTACATAAAGCTTTTGCAGCCGGGCGTATATCGCCATACATCATTTTCTGATGATACCGTTATTTTGCAAAATATTGCGAAGCGTTTCGCTGTTCCAAATATGGAGTTGAAGCTATTTCTCCACGATGAGCAGCTTGCCGAGCAGCTGACGATAGCTGATGTGCAGGATTATGAGTATGTACTGCATTTTGAGGATGGCAAATTTGCCACATTGCTGACACCAGGGCTTTATGGATTCTGGAATGTAATGAAAAAACATTCATTTATTCGTATAGACATTCGGAATCCAGAACTGACATCAGAGATCGATAGATCACTGCTGTCGAGGCTGCAAAGCTTTATGCAAGTGTTCGAGGTGGCAAGCTATGAAACGGGGTTGTTATTTTTTAATAACGTTTTGCAGCGCGAGCTTCGTCCGGGAAAATATTATTTCTGGAAAGGACCAACGAGCGTGCAGGTGAAGACGGTTGATCTGCGCCAGCTTCAGCTGGACATGACTGGACAAGAGATCATGACAGAGGACAAGGTGACGCTGCGGCTGAACTTTGTGTGCCAATACAAGGTTGTTGACCCGCTAAAAGCATTTCAGATTAAGTCGTTCGAGGAGCAGGTGTACATTTTGCTGCAGCTTATTTTGCGCGAATATGTCGGTACTCTTAAGCTGGATGATCTGCTGCGCATGAAGCAAGAAATCGCGAATTTTGTACTTACACGTCTGAACGAGCAGAAGGAGCATTACGGCGTACAGTTCGTTTCGGCGGGCCTCAAAGATATTATTTTGCCGGGTGATATTAAGGACATCCTTAATACGGTGCTGCTTGCTGAGAAGAAGGCGCAAGCCAATCTCATTACACGAAGAGAAGAGACAGCGTCTACTAGAAGCCTGCTAAATACCGCTAAGCTAATGGATGAGAACGGCACGCTCTATCGTCTGAAAGAGCTTGAGTTTCTTGAGAAAATTTGCGAGAAAATCGGGACTATCTCGCTCACTGGCGGCGGTAATTTACTGGAGCAGCTTAATTCGCTGTTAAGTGTAAAAGGTATGGATAAATCATGA